Below is a genomic region from Hyalangium gracile.
CGGCAAGCGGCTGACGGTGAACCGCATGGGCAAGTGGACCCTGGAGCACGTGGTGGATCTGCTCTGCCAGGGAGAGCCGCCGGAGATCGCCGGTCCCATCCTCGTCGAGGCCACCAGCGCCGCCGCCGAGTACAACCTGCCCACCCCCCACCTGGACATCGAGGGCAACGCCGCACCCGCCCACGTGTCGCTGCTCACCAGCTGAGGCGTGACACACGCTCGCTCGGCTCAGGACATGGCAGACAGATGGAGACTTCAGTGAAGGACAAGGACGAAGCCTCGGCGTTGAGCTACCTGGGAGGCGGGGGTGTCTCGCCACGCCTCTCGCTGGCGCGCACGCCCTCGGGGACGTTGATCCAGGGCGCGGTCACCCCCTCTCCCTCCGAGCCCGCCTCCGTGCGTGGGCTGGTGCCGGGGCAGGTGGCGGCGGGCCGCTATCGCGTGGAGCGGTGGCTCGGCGCGGGCGGCAGCGCGGCCGTGTACGCCGCCACGGATCTCCAGACGCACGCGCCCGTGGCGCTCAAGCTGCTGACGGCCTCCAGTCACGACGGGACGCTCGTGGCCCGCTTCCGACAGGAGCTGGAGCACGCCCGGGTGCTCGATCATCCCAACGTCCTGCGGCTCCTCGACGTGGGGACGGATGGCGACCGGCACTTCCTCATCTCGGAGCTGCTCCAGGGGATGGACCTGAGGCACCGCCTGCAGGCGCACCGCCCCACGCTCGCCGAGTCCCTGCGCTGGCTCACCCACGCCGTGTGCGCGCTGGAGCACGCGCACGAGCGCGGGGTGCTGCACCGGGACGTGAAGCCCGGCAACCTCTTCATCACCCACACGGGCGTGCTCAAGCTGATGGACTTCGGGCTCGCCAAGAGCGAGCACGTGGCGGGCGTCACCGCCCAGGGCGCCGTCTTCGGCACGCCGGAGTACATGGCCCCGGAGCAGGCGATGGGTGAGCCGGTCTCCCCCGCGACGGACCTGTACTCGCTGGGGATCGTGGCCTACGAGCTGCTCACCGGCCAGCTGCCCTTCCGCCACACGCAGCCCGTGCCGCTGATGTTCCTGCACGTGCAGCAGCAGCCGGTGCCCCCGCGCACCCTCAACCCCCAGCTCCCCGAGCCGTTCGAGAAGGTCGTCCTCAAGCTGCTCGCCAAGGCGCCCGACGCTCGCTTCAGGAGCGCCTCGGCGCTCCGCGCGGCCCTGCGAGAGCTCTGGCCGCTGGTGCTGCCCGCCTCGCCCATGACCCGCCCGGCGCGCACGCCCAGCCCCCGGCTCCAGGTGGTGTGAGCACCGTCACGAAGGTGCTTCCCTACCCGCCCGGTAGGGCTATGGTGCGGGTCTCTCGAGAGTGGAGGAACTCGCGCATGCCCCAGATAGACAGCCTGGCGGAGTACACCCTGGAGTTGCTGGAGCCGCTCGGGCCGGTGCAGGCGCGCTCCATGTTCGGCGGGTGGGGCTTCTATTACGGCGGAATGGTCTTCGCGGTCATCGTCGAGGGACGGTTCTACCTGAAGGCGGATGAGGTGACGCGCCCGGCCTTCGAGGCGGCGGGCTGCCAGCCCTGGACGTACGACGGCGGCAAGGGCAAGGGCCCTGTCCAGATGCCCTACTGGACGCCTCCAGAAGACGCGAGCGACGACGCCCACGCGCTGCTGCCCTGGGCCCGTCGCGCGGTGGAGGCCGCGCAGCGGGCCGCCGCGAAGAAGGCCGCGAAGAAGGCCCCCGCCGCGAAGAAGTCGGCCGCCGCGAAGAAGGCCCCCGCCGCGAAGAAGGCGCCAGCTCGCAAGGGGGCGCGGGCCTCGCGCCCGGTCAAGCGGTCTTGATGGCCGCGGCGGCCTGGAGCCCCAGCTCGCCCACGGAGATCTCCCGCATCCGGAACTTCTGCACCTTGCCCGTCACGGTGAGGGGGAACTCCTCCACGAACTTCCAGTAGCGGGGGATCTTGAAGGTGGAGATCTTCCCCGTGCAGAAGGCCACCAGCTCCTTCTCGGTGAGCGCCGCGCCCGGCTTCACCTTCACCCAGGCCATCACCTCCTCGCCGTACTTCTCGCTCGGCACGCCGATGACCTGGGCCTCGCTCACGCCCGGATGGGTGTGGAGGAACTCCTCGATCTCGCGCGGGTACACGTTCTCTCCGCCGCGGATGATCATGTCCTTGATGCGGCCGACGATCTTCACGTAGCCGTCCGCGTCCATGGTGGCCAGGTCCCCGGTGTGCATCCACCCGGCCGCGTCGATGGAGCTCTTCGTGGCCTCGGGGTTGTTCCAGTACCCGAGCATCACGCTGTAGCCGCGCGTGCACAGCTCGCCCGGCGAGCCCCGCGGCACCACCGCGCCCGTCTCCGCGTCGACGATCTTCACCTCGATGTGCGGGTGGACCCGGCCCACCGTGGAGACGCGCCGGTCCAGAGGATCATCCAGCGCGCTCTGGGTGGACACGGGCGAGGTCTCCGTCATGCCGTAGCAGATCGTCACCTCGCGCATGTTCATCCGCGACTGGACCTTCTTCATCACCTCCACCGGGCACGGCGAGCCCGCCATGACGCCCGTGCGCAGGCTGGACAGGTCGAACTCCCCGAACCGCGGGTGGTCCAGCTCCGCGATGAACATGGTGGGCACGCCGTACAGCGAGGTGCAGCGCTCGGCCTGCACCGCCTGGAGCACCGCCAGCGGATCGAACGCCTCGCCCGGCACCACCATGCACGCGCCGTGGCTGGTGCAGGCCAGGTTGCCGATCACCATCCCGAAGCAGTGGTAGAAGGGCACGGGGATGCACACCCGGTCCGCCGGGCCGTAGCGCAGCGTCTCCGCGATGAAGTAGCCGTTGTTGAGCACGTTGTGGTGCGACAGCGTGGCGCCCTTGGGGAAGCCCGTCGTGCCGGACGTGTACTGGATGTTGATCGGGTCATCGAACTGGAGCGCGGCCTCGCGGTCCGCCAGCGTGCGCTCGCTCACCTTCGCCCCGTTGGACAGCAGCAGCCCCCAGTCATCCTCCAGCACCAGCGCCAGCCGCAGCTCCGGGCAGCGGGGGCGCACCTCCTCCAGCATCTTCCGGTAGTCGGACTGCCGGAAGCCGCTCGCCAGCAGCAGCACGCTGGTGCCGGACTGGCGCAGCGAGTACTCCAGCTCCGACGACTTGTACGCGGGGTTGAGGTTGACCAGGATCGCTCCCACGCGCGCCATGGCGTACTGCGCCACCACCCACTCGAAGCGGTTGGGGGACCACAGCCCCACTCTGTCTCCCTTCTCCACCCCCAGGGCAATCAGCCCCCGGGCTACCTGGGTGGTGAGCTCCCAGAGCTGCCGGTAGGTCGCCCGGAAGCCCTGGGACAGCACCACCAGCGCCTCCGCGTCGCCGTGGCGCTCCACGGTGCGGCGAAGGTTCTCACCGATGGTCTCTCCCAGCAGCGGGAGCGTGCTGGTGCCATGGACATACGAGGGAGCGGTGGACATGGGCCGATCCTCGCCATGCGCCGCGCCGCCCGCAACGAAGTGCTGCGGCGAGCAGTTCGGAGGCGTATCCGTTATAGTGGAAAAACCTCCGCCACTCCCATCAAGAGGTGGGGTAAGGTCCGCTCCCCCATGGATGCCCCCTACGACAGGCTGCTCTCGGTCCTGCTGGAAAGCCGCAAGCGCCAGTGCTTCCCCCCGGAGATTCGGAGCGCGGCGCCCGAGTTCGTCCAGCAGGTGCTGGGGCTGCTCTTCCCCCACTTCGCCGAGCAGCTGGAGTGCAACGCGGCCGCCATCCAGCGAGACGTGATGACGGTAGAGGCCTACCTCGTCCGGCTGCGGTCGATGCTGGCCGCGCTCTATCCGGAGGTGGATGCCTCCATTCCCCAGCGCTTCATCGCGCAGCTGCCGGACATCTATGATGCGCTGCGCCAGGACGCGGCGGCCATCCACGAGGCGGACCCGGCCGCTCGCAGCGTGGACGAGGTGATCCTCACCTACCCGGGCTTCTACGCGATCGCCATCTTCCGCGTGGCGCACGCGCTGCACGTGCTGGGGCTGCCGCTGCTGCCGCGGCTGCTCACCGAGTTCGCCCACCAGCGCACCGGCGTGGACATCCACCCGGGCGCCACCATCGGCCGGCGCTTCGTCATCGATCACGGCACCGGCGTGGTGATTGGCGAGACGACGGTGATTGGCGACGGGGTGAAGATCTACCAGGGCGTGACGCTGGGCGCGCTGGTGGTGCAGAAGAACCTGTCGGACAAGAAGCGCCACCCCACGCTGGAGGACGACGTGGTGGTGTACGCCAACGCCACCATCCTGGGCGGAGACACGGTGGTGGGCCGAGGCACCGTCATCGCCGGCAACGCCTGGCTCACGCAGAGCGTGCCGCCCCAGTCCATCGTCACCCGTCGCACCGAGGTCCGCCACCGCAACAACGACGCGGACCTGGGCGAGCTCGAGTTCCACATCTAACCCCTGCGCAGTCCCCTACCCGCGAGGCCCACCGCATGAAGGCAGCAAACATCCTGCAGACCATTGGCAACACGCCCCACGTCCGCGTCAACCGGCTCTTCCCGTCGCGGGTCGAGGTCTACATCAAGCTGGAGCGTGCCAACCCGGGCGGCAGCATCAAGGACCGCATCGGCCTGTCGATGATCGAGGACGCCGAGCAGCGGGGCATCCTCAAGAAGGACAGCGTCATCATCGAGCCCACCTCGGGCAACACGGGCATCGGGCTGGCGATGGTGGCGGCGGTGAAGGGCTACAAGCTCATCCTCGTCATGCCCGAGTCCATGAGCCTGGAGCGGCGCCGGCTGATGGCGGCCTACGGGGCGACGTTCGAGCTGACGCCTCGGGCGCAGGGCATGAAGGGGGCCATCGCGCGCGCGCAGGAGATGGTGGCGCAGACGCCCAACGCGTGGATGCCGCAGCAGTTCGAGAACGAGGCCAACATCGAGGTCCACCGCCGCACGACGGTGAAGGAGATCCTCGCGGACTTCCCCGAGGGGCTCGACTACATCATCACGGGCGTGGGCACGGGCGGCCACATCACCGCGTGCGCCGAGGAGCTGAAGAAGGCGTGGCCCAAGCTGAAGGTGTTCGCGGTGGAGCCGGCCAAGTCGCCCGTCATCAGCGGCGGCGCGCCGGGGCCGCACCCCATCCAGGGCATCGGCGCGGGCTTCATCCCGAAGAACCTGCACACGGCGGCCATCGACGGAGCGATCCAGATCCCCGAGGAGGAGGCGTTCGAGTTCGCCCGCCGCTCGGCGCGCGAGGAGGGCATCTTCGTGGGCATCTCGTCGGGGGCGGCGCTGGCGGCGGTGAACCGCAAGCTCAGCGACATCCCCGACGGCAGCCGGGTGCTGACGTTCTGCTACGACACGGGCGAGCGCTACCTCTCCATCGAGAACCTGTTCTGAGCGAGCGCCTCACGCGCGCCCGCGCAGCATGAGCCCCCAGTAGAGCCGCGGCAGGCCGTACTTCTTCATCAGCCACATGTCGCGCCGCTCCTGGAGGGTGTCGATGAGCGGGAAGCTCGGAGTGGGCTTCCCGTCGTAGTCGAACTCGGCGAGCAGCAGCTTGCCGTACCCCGTGGTGAGCGGGCACGAGGCGTAGCCGTCATAGCGCGCCTCGGGCTTGCGGCCCGCCATCACCGCCAGCAGGTTCTCCACCAGCACCGGCGCCTGCTTGCGGATGGCGGCGCCCGTGCGCGAGGTGGGGAGGTCCGACGCGTCTCCCAGCGCGAACACCTCCGGGTAGTCCGGGTGCTGGAGCGTGTACTTGTCGGCCTTCACCCAGCCCTTGCACGGCCCGTCCGCGTGCGCCAGCGGGCTGCGCTGGATGAAGTCCGGCGCGCTCTGCGGCGGCGTCACGTGGAGGATGTCGTACGGGATGACGACCTCGCCCCGGGAGCCGTCCTCGCGCGTCACCTCGAAGACGGCCTCGCGCCGGTCCCCTCGCACCTCCACCAGGTTGTGCTGGAAGCGGGTGTCGATGCCGTAGCGCTCCACCACCTGCTGCAGCACCTCGGCGAACGGCTTGACGCCGAAGATGGCCTTGCCGCCCGAGCCGAAGATGATCTTCGCGCGCTCCCGCTTCCCCGTGCGCCGCAGGTGGTCGGCCGCCAGGTACATGATCTTCTGCGGCGCTCCGGCGCACTTCACCGGAGTGGACGGGTGCGTGAAGAGCGCGGTGCCTCCGTCGAAGTCCTGGATCATCTTCCACGTCTTCGGCGCCAGCTCGAAGTCGTAGTTGCTGGAGACGTAGGGCGTCCTCAGCGCCTCGCGCAGGCCGCGCACCTTGTCCCAGTTGAGCTGGATGCCCGGCGCGACGACCAGGAAGTCGTAGCCCACGCGCAGGCCCGACGCGCAGCGCACCTCTCGGGCGATGGGGTCCACCTCCTCGGCTCGATCCTGAATCCAGCGCGTGCCCTCGGGAATGAAGTCGGCCTCGTCGCGCACGCTGTCCTCCGCGCGCGCCGCCCCCGCCCCCACTAGCGTCCACAGCGGCTGGTAGTAGTGCTTGCGAGAGGGCTCGATGACGGCCACCCCCGTCACCCCGAGCCGCCGCAGCCGAGCGGCCACGGTGATGCCCGCCGTGCCTCCTCCAATGAGGAGGACGCGGAAGTGCTCGCGCGCGGGCAGCAGGGCCAGCGGCGCGGCGAGAGCCTGGGAGCTCGATACGGTTGTCATGGGTCTTCTCCGGATCCCTGAGGGGTTGTCTCAAGCTCTTCGTCAGAGCATGGCGCGTGCCAGCGGCCCTGCTCCGGGCCCACCCCGGGGAGTCCTCCAGGCCCCATCGACGGAAACCTCCGCTGAAACGGTGGCTGAAACGTCTACGAAACAATCTGCAACGCGGGCAGTGGTCCCCCGGGCTATGACTCCGTCATGAAGGAAACGTCCCCGAGACAGGCGCCCCCCGAAGAAGTGCTGCGGCAGGCCCTGCGGGCGCTCGAGGCCGCCGCCGGCCCCACGGTGTTGCTCGATGCACAGGGCCGGGTGCTCGCCCTGGGAGCCGAGGCACGAGCCCTGCTGGGTGAGCCGCTGTCTTCCGGGCAGCGGTTTCGCGAGGGTTTCGCCTGCACGGAGGAGGAGCTGCGGACGCTCCTCCGCTCTCAGCGCGAGGCGATCTTCGCGCTGGGGAGTGCACAGGGGCGCGGGAAACCCCGCTCGCTCCGGGTTCGAGCCACGACGCTCACGGAGGGAAACCGGAGCGTGGGCCATGCGGTCCACCTGGCGCCCTGTCATGTGGACCCGAACACCCGGGAGGAGCTCTTCCACGGGCTGTGGACGCAGGATTTGCGCATGCGTCGGCTCTTCCGAATCATCGAGAAGGCCGCGCGCACGGAGGCCAGCGTCCTGGTCCGCGGAGAGAGCGGCACCGGCAAGGAGCTGGTCGCCAATGCCCTGCATGCCCTCTCGGCCCGAGCGCGAGGTCCCTTCCGGGCCATCAACTGCGCCGCCCTCTCGCCCTCCCTCCTGGAGAGCGAGCTGTTCGGCCATGTGAGGGGGGCCTTCACGGGCGCCGTCCGAGACAGCCCCGGCCACTTCCGGCTGGCCCAGGGAGGCACGCTCTTCCTGGACGAGGTGGCGGAGCTGCCCCTGGAGCTGCAGGCCAAGCTGCTGCGCGTGCTGGAGACGCGCACCGTCATCCCCGTGGGCGGCCGCGAGCCCGTCTCCGTGGATGTGCGCATCGTGGCGGCCACGCATCGGGCCCTGCGTCGAGAGGTGGAGCTGGGGCACTTCCGGGCGGACCTCATGTACCGGCTGCGGGTGGTGCCCATCTTCCTGCCCGCGCTCCGGGAGCGGCCGGGGGACATCCTCCCTCTGGCGGAGCGCTTCCTGACCGAGCTCAACGCGCGCGGAGGCCGGCAGGTGCTGCGGCTCTCGGCCCGGGCCCGCCGCCAGCTCCAGGAGTACGCCTGGCCGGGCAACGTGCGCGAGCTGCGCAACGTGATGGAGTACGCCCACGTCATGGGCGAGGGCCCCGCGCTCACCGAGGCCGAGCTGCCGCCGGAGTTCAACGAGCAGGCCCGCCCGGTGCGGCTGCCCCTCGCTCCCGAGAGCGCCAGCGCCGCCCCCGCGGAGCCGGGCGACATCGGCCCGGAGGACATCCGACGGGCGCTCGAGCAGACACGGGGCAACCGGGCGCGCGCCGCCTCCCTGCTCGGCATCAGCCGGGTGACGCTCTGGCGGCGGCTCCGGGAGGCGGAGGGAGCGAAGGGCCGCTGAAACGTTTCATGCAGCGTTTCAGCAACGGAGCCGTGGACTGCAACCTGTTGAATCCTCTCCTGCTCCCGGGCCGCATATCCATGGCACGGGACTGGCACTAAGGGGGGACAGGAGGCATGACCCATGATCTTCCGTCAGCTCTTCGATCCCGAGTCCTCGACGTACACCTACCTGGTAGGCGACCCTGTCTCCCGCTATGTGGCCCTCATCGATCCGGTGCTCGAGCAGGTGGAGCGGGATCTCACCCTCATCCATGAGCTGGGGCTGACCCTGACGCATGTGATGGAGACGCACGTGCACGCGGACCACGTGACGGGGGCGGGCCAGCTGCGCGAGCGGACCGGGTGCCTGGTGGTGGCGAGCACGCTCGGCGCCTCCTGCGTGAACATCCACGTGCGGCACAAAGACGTGGTGCGGGTGGGCGCGCTCTCCTTCACGGTGCTCGCGACGCCCGGCCACACGGATGACAGCGTGAGCTACCTGCTGAACGACCGCGTCTTCACCGGCGATGCCCTCCTGGTGCGCGGCACGGGGCGCACCGACTTCCAGAACGGAAACGCGGGGCAGCTCTACGACTCCATCACCCAGGAGTTCTTCACGCTGCCGGACGAGACGCTGGTGTACCCCGGCCACGACTACAAGGGCCGCACGGTGACGACGATCGCCGAGGAGAAGCGCTTCAACCCGCGCCTGGCGGGAAGGGATCGCGCCTCCTTCGTCCAGCTCATGGGCGAGCTGAACCTGCCTCCGCCGAAGAAGCTCGAGCTCGCTGTTCCCGCCAACCGTGCCTGCGGGCGGGCGCTCGCGCCTCCCCAGGCCTGAGCCCTCGGCGGCACACCGTTCCACCTCGAACCGTCCCTCTCCACGGGAGAGGGGCACGGGAGCTCCCCATGCCTTCCGCGCAGATCCACTCCATCCTTCCCCGTGAGCTGGGATCCCTTCCTTCCACGGCGCGCCGCATCGATGTCCGCGAGCCCGCGGAGTTCGACGGCATGCTCGGGCGACTGCCACGCTCGGAGCTCGTCCCGCTCGCCACCCTTCCCGGTGCCGCCATGGCATGGCCGCGAGACGTGCCGCTGCTGCTCATCTGCCGCTCGGGAGCGCGCTCCATGAAGGCCGCGCGGATGCTTGCGGGGCAGGGCTTCACCGCGCTCTACAACCTGGAGGGAGGAATGCTCGCGGTCCATGAGGCCGAGCTCCCCGTGGAGGGGCCGGGCGTCGGTCCGCGCGTGAGCGCCGGGCAGGCACGCGACGCCCTGTGCGCCGCGGCGCGCGAGCTCTATGGAGCCCTCACGCCTCCTCCCTGCGAGAGCCTCTTCGAGGGGCCCTCCGCCTTCCCCCAGCCGGAGCGCGCCACGCTCCTCCAGGCGCTCGAGCGGCTGGGTGCGCGTGCTCGCGCGGATGGGCTGGCCTCGGAGGCCATCGACTACACGCTGCGGCGGATGCGGGACCTGACGGCGCTCGTCGAGGACCGAAAGGGAGCCTCGTCGTGAGCATGCTCCTGCTCGGCGCGCTCCTCTCGCTGCTGGCGGGCGTGTCGCTCGGGCTGCTCGGCGGAGGCGGCTCCATCCTGACGGTCCCCATCCTCGTCTACGTGCTCGGGGTGGAGCCGCGCGGCGCCATCGCCACCTCCCTGGTGGTGGTGGGCCTGACGAGCGCCACCGGCACGCTGTCGCACGCCAGGGCCGGGCGGGTGGAGTGGCGGGTAGGGCTGCTCTTCGGCGCCGCCGGTATGCTGGGCGCGGCCCTGGGAGGACGCGTGGGAAGGTTCGTTCCCCCGACGCTGCTGCTCGTCGCCTTCGCGGCCATGGTGCTCGCCACCGCCGTGGCCATGCTCCGCAAGCGTCCGGAGCCCGCGATGGCGGCCGTGACGATGCCCGAGGCGCCCGTGGAGCGGCGCCTGTCCGTCGTGCTGCGCAATGGCTTCGGCGTGGGACTGCTGACGGGCCTGGTGGGCGCGGGCGGTGGCTTCATGGTTGTTCCCGCCCTGGCCCTCTTCGGGGGCCTGGCCATGCCGGGCGCGGTGGCGACCTCGCTGCTGGTCATCACGCTCAACTGCGCGTCGGGGCTCGTCAGCGCGCTCCTGAGCGGCGCGCCCGTGGACTGGCTGCTGGCGGGAGGCATGTCGGTGGCCTCCATCGTGGGCTCGCTCCTCGGAGCCCGGCTGGGCCACGGACTGTCCCCCGAGGGACTGCGCAAGGGCTTCGCGAGCTTCATCGTGGCACTCGGCGTCTTCATCCTCGTGCGCGAGCTGTCGGGCCTCTTCCACCTGTCCTCGGTGCGGGCGCTCGCGCTGGCGGGCGGCCTCTCCCTGGGAGCGCTCGTCCTGGCCCTGCTCCCGCTCGCACTCCGGCGATGGCTGCGCGAGCCCCCCTCCGAGCCTCGCGAGAACCTCACCCGCCCGTGAAGTCACGCACCATGCGGACCAGCCGCTCCAGCTCGTCCGGCCGGTTGTAGAAGTGGGGGGAGATACGCAGCCGGCCCCGGCGGAAGGAGAGCGTCACCTCGCGCTCGGTCAGCCAGCCGTAGAGCTGTCGCGGATCCCCGCTGGGGGGCAGGAACGTGAGGATGCCGGCACGGTGCTCCGGCGCCGGCCCCGTGTCGCAGCCCAGGGCCCGCAGCTCCGCGTCCAGGGCCCGCAGCAGCTCCCGGATGCGGGCCTCGATGGCGTCCGCGCCCACCTCGAGCAGCAGCTCCAGCGCGGCCCCGAGCGCATAGATGCCCGTGTAGGAATGGCTCCCCTCCTCCAGCTTCAGCGCGTCCGAGCGCAGCTCGAAGTGGGAGCGGTGGAAGTTCCATGCGTCCGTGGTGCTCCGCCACCCCACCAGCACGGGGCGCAGCCGGGGCAGCACGTCCTTCCTCGCGTACAACATGCCGATGCCGGAGATGCCCAGCATCCACTTGTGGCTGTCCGCGCTCAGGAAGTGGATGCGGCTGCGCTTTACGTCCACCGGCAGGCAGCCCACGCTCTGGATGCCATCCACGCACAGCAGCACTCCAGCGCGCTCGCACAGGGCGCCCACCGCGTCCAGGTCCGTCCGGTAGCCGCTGGCGTACTGAACGGAGCTGACCGCCACCAGCCGGGTGCGCGGCGTGAGCGCCGCGGCCACCGCCTCCGGCGTGACGCCTCCCTCGCTCGCGGCGATCTCCCGCACCTCCACGCCTCGATCCTTCAGGTGCAGCCAGGGATAGACGTTGGAGGGGTACTCGAGCGACGTGGCCACCGCCACCTCGTCACCGGGCCGCCAGTCCAGCCCCTCGGCCACCAGCCCCAGCCCGTGGCTGGTGTTGCGCACGAAGGCGATCTCCTCCGGCTCCGCGCCGATCAGCCGCGCCGCCAACCTCCGGGTGTGCTCGGCGCGTGCCTCCCACTGGCGCTCGTGCCGCACGCCATGGTGCACCACGTCCTCCATCCACTCCCGCACGGCGGCGGCGGCACGCAGGCTGGTAGGAGCCACCCCCGCGTGGTTGAGGTACAGCTGCTTCTCCAGGACGGGGAACTGGGCGCGGTAGGAGTCGAAGGACGGAGTCACTCCGCCACTCTAGCGGCCCGGCGGCGAGCCCACACGGGCACCAGCACCAGCAGCAACCACCCGAGAGCTCCACCGGACGCTCCCGCCTGGCAGCCACCGTCCCTGCGGAGCTGCTCCTGCACGGTCACCGTGAAGGTGCAGCTCGCCGTCTGCTGCCCCGCGTCGGTCGCCGTGGCGGTGACGATCGTCTCCCCCACCGGGAAGGTACTGCCGGGCTCATGGCTGTAGCGGATCGTCGTCTCGATCAGGTTGTCCTTCGCCGTCGCCTCGGGGAAGCGCACCACCGCGCCCTCGGGCTTGGAGGCAGTCGCCTGCTGGGACCCCGGACAGGTGATGGACGGCGGCTCCGCGTCGATGTTCTTCACCCAGAAGCTGCACTCGGCGCTGTGGCCCGCCATGTCCCTCACCTCGAGCGTCACGCGCGTCTCTCCCACCGGGAACAGGCTCCCGGGCGGGTGCTCGGTGATCAGCTCCGGGTTCGGCGTGCCGACGTCCTCCACCGTGTACTGATAGTTGACGGGAACAGGCTCCGCGCTCTGGGCCGGGAACACGATGTCCCTCGGGCAGGTGAGGCGCGGCGGCACCGTGTCGCGGACGGTGAGCGGGAAGTGGCACTCGGTGGTCCTTGCCCCATCGCTCGCGACGACGTCGATCATCGTCGTCCCCAGCGGGAAGACGCTGCCGGGAGGCTGGCTGTAGCTCACCGTGAGGTTCGAGGCGGCCGCATCGCTCGCCACCACGAAGTAGTTGGCCAGGGTCCCGGAGGGCCCCGTGGCCTCCTGCACCACGGCCTGGGGGCACACCAGCACCGGCGGCGTCCTGTCCTGGACGTTGATCTGGAAGGTGCACGTCTTGCTGTTCCCCGCCGCATCCGTCGCAGTGATGGTGACGGGCGTGGTCCCCAACGCGAAGAAGCCCCACAGCGCCGGGCTCGAGCTCACGGTGGGCACCGCCACCGCGTCATCGAACACCAGCGCGGGAGGGCTGGAGAAGAACGCGCCCTGCGGGTTGATCGCCTCCACCTCCTGGGTGCCCGGGCAGGTGATGACGGGCGCGAAGCAGTCCACCTCGTTGAGCGGGAGGGAGAAGAGCACCTCGCCCAGGGTCGGGTGGGTGGCCGCGAAGAAGAGCCTGCTGCCCGAGCTCGTCATGTCGCGCGGGTTGGAGCTCGCCGCCTGCGGACCGATGTCCGTCAGCCGGGCCACTCCTACCTCATCGATCTTCCAGAGCTCGCTGCCGGAGATGCCGTCGTTGATCTGCGCCAGGAGGACTCCGGGACCCGCCGCCAGCTTCGCGGCGATCAGCCCGTCCGAGCCTGGGATGAAGTCCCGCACCAGCGTCGTCCCCGTCCTGCTTCCATCACTGCGCCAGAGCTCGTCTCCGTGAACTCCGTCATTCGCGATGAAGAACAGCTGCTCCCCCACCGCGGTGAGCTGCTGGGGGACCGAGCCGAAGTTGCCGGGCTTGATGTCCTTGAGGAGGTACGTGCCTTGCTCGGAGCCGTCGGTCCGCCACACCTCCTCGGCGTTCGTGGCATCACTGAGCCGGAAGAAGAGCTGGCTGCCGGCGACGGTGAGATCCTGGGGGACGCTCTGCGCGCCGGAGAGCGCCGTCGGCGCGACGCGC
It encodes:
- the cysK gene encoding cysteine synthase A, with protein sequence MKAANILQTIGNTPHVRVNRLFPSRVEVYIKLERANPGGSIKDRIGLSMIEDAEQRGILKKDSVIIEPTSGNTGIGLAMVAAVKGYKLILVMPESMSLERRRLMAAYGATFELTPRAQGMKGAIARAQEMVAQTPNAWMPQQFENEANIEVHRRTTVKEILADFPEGLDYIITGVGTGGHITACAEELKKAWPKLKVFAVEPAKSPVISGGAPGPHPIQGIGAGFIPKNLHTAAIDGAIQIPEEEAFEFARRSAREEGIFVGISSGAALAAVNRKLSDIPDGSRVLTFCYDTGERYLSIENLF
- a CDS encoding serine/threonine-protein kinase is translated as METSVKDKDEASALSYLGGGGVSPRLSLARTPSGTLIQGAVTPSPSEPASVRGLVPGQVAAGRYRVERWLGAGGSAAVYAATDLQTHAPVALKLLTASSHDGTLVARFRQELEHARVLDHPNVLRLLDVGTDGDRHFLISELLQGMDLRHRLQAHRPTLAESLRWLTHAVCALEHAHERGVLHRDVKPGNLFITHTGVLKLMDFGLAKSEHVAGVTAQGAVFGTPEYMAPEQAMGEPVSPATDLYSLGIVAYELLTGQLPFRHTQPVPLMFLHVQQQPVPPRTLNPQLPEPFEKVVLKLLAKAPDARFRSASALRAALRELWPLVLPASPMTRPARTPSPRLQVV
- the epsC gene encoding serine O-acetyltransferase EpsC; the encoded protein is MDAPYDRLLSVLLESRKRQCFPPEIRSAAPEFVQQVLGLLFPHFAEQLECNAAAIQRDVMTVEAYLVRLRSMLAALYPEVDASIPQRFIAQLPDIYDALRQDAAAIHEADPAARSVDEVILTYPGFYAIAIFRVAHALHVLGLPLLPRLLTEFAHQRTGVDIHPGATIGRRFVIDHGTGVVIGETTVIGDGVKIYQGVTLGALVVQKNLSDKKRHPTLEDDVVVYANATILGGDTVVGRGTVIAGNAWLTQSVPPQSIVTRRTEVRHRNNDADLGELEFHI
- a CDS encoding NAD(P)/FAD-dependent oxidoreductase, producing MTTVSSSQALAAPLALLPAREHFRVLLIGGGTAGITVAARLRRLGVTGVAVIEPSRKHYYQPLWTLVGAGAARAEDSVRDEADFIPEGTRWIQDRAEEVDPIAREVRCASGLRVGYDFLVVAPGIQLNWDKVRGLREALRTPYVSSNYDFELAPKTWKMIQDFDGGTALFTHPSTPVKCAGAPQKIMYLAADHLRRTGKRERAKIIFGSGGKAIFGVKPFAEVLQQVVERYGIDTRFQHNLVEVRGDRREAVFEVTREDGSRGEVVIPYDILHVTPPQSAPDFIQRSPLAHADGPCKGWVKADKYTLQHPDYPEVFALGDASDLPTSRTGAAIRKQAPVLVENLLAVMAGRKPEARYDGYASCPLTTGYGKLLLAEFDYDGKPTPSFPLIDTLQERRDMWLMKKYGLPRLYWGLMLRGRA
- a CDS encoding AMP-binding protein: MSTAPSYVHGTSTLPLLGETIGENLRRTVERHGDAEALVVLSQGFRATYRQLWELTTQVARGLIALGVEKGDRVGLWSPNRFEWVVAQYAMARVGAILVNLNPAYKSSELEYSLRQSGTSVLLLASGFRQSDYRKMLEEVRPRCPELRLALVLEDDWGLLLSNGAKVSERTLADREAALQFDDPINIQYTSGTTGFPKGATLSHHNVLNNGYFIAETLRYGPADRVCIPVPFYHCFGMVIGNLACTSHGACMVVPGEAFDPLAVLQAVQAERCTSLYGVPTMFIAELDHPRFGEFDLSSLRTGVMAGSPCPVEVMKKVQSRMNMREVTICYGMTETSPVSTQSALDDPLDRRVSTVGRVHPHIEVKIVDAETGAVVPRGSPGELCTRGYSVMLGYWNNPEATKSSIDAAGWMHTGDLATMDADGYVKIVGRIKDMIIRGGENVYPREIEEFLHTHPGVSEAQVIGVPSEKYGEEVMAWVKVKPGAALTEKELVAFCTGKISTFKIPRYWKFVEEFPLTVTGKVQKFRMREISVGELGLQAAAAIKTA
- a CDS encoding TfoX/Sxy family protein; this translates as MPQIDSLAEYTLELLEPLGPVQARSMFGGWGFYYGGMVFAVIVEGRFYLKADEVTRPAFEAAGCQPWTYDGGKGKGPVQMPYWTPPEDASDDAHALLPWARRAVEAAQRAAAKKAAKKAPAAKKSAAAKKAPAAKKAPARKGARASRPVKRS